The Homalodisca vitripennis isolate AUS2020 unplaced genomic scaffold, UT_GWSS_2.1 ScUCBcl_2329;HRSCAF=6963, whole genome shotgun sequence genome window below encodes:
- the LOC124371969 gene encoding uncharacterized protein LOC124371969 codes for MIVIGNIFFKQKVGSSFKIVIILCLYIGYTVQQCILGNCLFTSLVISVLYNMADPEVTLLQSGNVEPMPDNSTRKRKRRVDNWKKTKDKKKRHSAQGFPNIPTCGHRERANGSKHCYDCSRLNMQDIRRFHQGFYKSCNKIDQDQFILRYAKGKVPKRHRLQGPHSSERGMAIEYFIPSYRNEGGSELVKVCQKAFLDILNISKFRVQRLCRLVFQTGESPKELRGGDHRSKKSEEKLSKVKTFIEALQPVESHYCRGKSRRQYLASHLSISSLWKSYNNTTENEFKVKYEYFRKIFVENYNVGFGSPATDQCSQCLKLKEKILSVVDFEEKGKLKIELQVHKKRGKMFFELLQSEEAGTITFSFDCQKNLIFPKLTDQAAYFLRQFYVYNFTMCLGSSLSKQTVENTFIYAWTEMEGAKGSSEIASCVRHRLSETVYLENVHTIRLFADGAGGQNKNTILITALLNWLLTKAPQHIKTIVIHYPVPGHSYIPPDRVFGVIERKVRKVESITHPNTYFDIFRESGTVNRLGLDFDVENWMEVCRSTVKKPGQWHFKFSTCKRFILTRGKKRKWISKG; via the exons ATGATAGTCATTGGCAACATATTCTTCAAACAGAAAGTGGGCAGTTCcttcaaaatagttattattttgtgtttatatattggcTACACTGTACAGCAGTGCATCTtgggaaattgtttgtttacttcaTTAGTTATTTCTGTTTTGTACAATATGGCTGATCCAGAGGTAACCTTATTACAAAGCGGTAATGTTGAACCAATGCCTGACAATTCCACGAGAAAGAGAAAAAGAAGAGTAGATAACTGGAAGAAAACCAAGGACAAAAAGAAGAG ACACTCCGCTCAAGGATTCCCAAATATTCCAACTTGTGGACATCGTGAAAGAGCTAACGGATCCAAGCACTGTTATGACTGTTCCCGTCTTAATATGCAGGACATAAGACGTTTTCATCAGGGGTTCTACAAATCTTGCAATAAAATTGACCAAGATCAATTTATACTGAGGTACGCCAAAGGAAAAGTTCCAAAAAGACATCGGCTTCAAGGTCCTCATTCTTCTGAAAGAGGTATGGCTATTGAATATTTCATACCATCATACCGCAATGAAGGAGGAAGTGAATTGGTAAAAGTTTGCCAAAAggcttttttagatattttaaatatttcaaaatttagagtACAAAGATTGTGCCGTCTTGTGTTTCAAACTGGCGAATCGCCAAAAGAACTTCGAGGTGGAGACCATCGTTCTAAAAAGTCTGAGGAAAAACTATCCAAAGTAAAAACCTTTATTGAGGCTCTACAACCTGTAGAGTCACATTATTGCCGAGGGAAATCCAGACGGCAGTACCTAGCAAGTCATTTAAGTATCTCTAGTCTGTGGAAATCGTACAACAACACTACTGAAAATGAGTTTAAAGTCAAGTATGAGTactttaggaaaatatttgtagAGAATTATAATGTAGGGTTTGGGTCACCAGCAACAGACCAGTGTTCTCAATGTCTTAAGCTGAAAGAGAAGATTCTATCTGTGGTAGATTTTGAAGAAAAGGGGAaactgaaaatagaattacaagttCACAAAAAAAGAGGTAAGATGTTTTTTGAGCTATTGCAATCTGAAGAGGCTGGGACAATCACGTTTTCATTTGACTgccaaaaaaatctaatttttcctaAGTTGACTGATCAAGCTGCTTATTTCTTACgacagttttatgtatataattttacaatgtgtcTCGGTTCTTCTCTGTCAAAGCAGACAGTTGAAAACACTTTCATTTATGCTTGGACTGAAATGGAAGGTGCGAAAGGTTCAAGCGAAATAGCTTCTTGTGTTCGCCATCGATTATCAGAAACAGTCTATCtagaaaatgtacatacaattagATTGTTTGCAGATGGTGCtggaggacaaaataaaaataccattcttATTACAGCTTTACTAAACTGGTTATTGACTAAAGCACCTCAGCACATTAAGACAATTGTAATTCACTATCCGGTTCCAGGACATTCTTACATCCCACCCGATAGAGTTTTTGGGGTAATAGAGAGAAAAGTCAGAAAAGTTGAAAGCATCACCCATCCAAACACATACTTTGacatttttagagaaagtggaacGGTCAATAGATTAGGTTTGGACTTTGATGTTGAAAACTGGATGGAAGTATGCAGATCAACAGTAAAGAAGCCAGGTCAATGGCACTTTAAGTTTTCCACTTGTAAACGATTCATATTAACAAGAGGCAAAAAAAGGAAATGGATTAGTAAGGGGTGA